A window of Sphingobacterium kitahiroshimense genomic DNA:
AAAGCAACACTAAATATTGGATACGGAGATGATAATAGTACTTATAATGCCGCTTATGATTTTGATATTGTTAAGAATGATGATAATACGTTTAAGATCTCTAAATCAGCAGTACAAGGAACGGGCGCAATTTATAATAACGGTAATAGAAGTTTGATTCTGCAAGATGTACAACCCTTGATAGATTATCTGGGTAGTACCAGCTTTTCTGCCGAATGGAAGAGCGTCGATTTAACCGTTAATCCAACTGATTATTTACAATATTTTGTATTGAAAAATATCGAGGATCCGAGCGTGAAATTTATGGGGAAAGTTAATTTGAGAAAATATTAAGTTATGAAAAATATATTTTATTTAATGTTTTTGGTTTTATTAACTATTAGCTGTAGTAAACCAAAAGAGATCGATCCCATTTTTGGGGATCCCACGCAACGCATTGCGGATACATTAGCTTATGTGAAAAATACTTTGGTAGCTGCAGCGAATGGATGGAAAGCCTACACAACTACCTCTATTAGCAATGGAGGATATGGATTTTATATGAAATTTGGTGAAAATGACAGGCTGAAAATGGTTGCTGATTTGGACGAAACGAGTGCTTCTGAAATAAAAGAGTCTACCTATCGTATACGCCAAATCATGTATGCAACTTTGTCTTTCGATACATATAATTATATAACCAAGCTACAAGATCCTAATCCTGACGTGTACGGAGGTGCACCAGGTAAGGGGTTGGGTAGCGATAATGAGTATGATTATGTTAAGACTCATGGAGATACACTATTTTTTCAGGGGCGTAAATTTGTTCAGCCTCTTATATTGGTTAAAGCTACGGCTGCTGAGGAAAATGCTTTTTTAACTAAAAAGTTATTGACTAGTATTGAAGATGTAAATACTTATTTTGAAGAAGGAATTAATGTAGTTTCTTTAAATAAGGCAAATTGTGAATTTACTTTAAATATTGCTGCCAAGCAGATAAATCTTATGGCAATGATTGATGGTAAGGTAGAAAGTGTTCAAATTCCATATTTTTACAGCCTTAATAAAAACCTGATTTTACTAGGTGATGTCTCTTTTGATGGTGAAAAATTTACTAATGTTACTGAGGAAAATGGTGTTTATAAATTACATTCTGTATCTGGCAAGTCATTCACTATTAATAAGTCCGAAGAATATTTGCTACCTCCTCAATATAAACTAGGAACTGCAATTACAGATATGTACCAACCAGGTGTCTATAATTATAGTTCTTATCTTCCGCTAAAAACATGGTCTACCAGTTATTCTGTTGATTGGAAT
This region includes:
- a CDS encoding DUF4302 domain-containing protein; its protein translation is MKNIFYLMFLVLLTISCSKPKEIDPIFGDPTQRIADTLAYVKNTLVAAANGWKAYTTTSISNGGYGFYMKFGENDRLKMVADLDETSASEIKESTYRIRQIMYATLSFDTYNYITKLQDPNPDVYGGAPGKGLGSDNEYDYVKTHGDTLFFQGRKFVQPLILVKATAAEENAFLTKKLLTSIEDVNTYFEEGINVVSLNKANCEFTLNIAAKQINLMAMIDGKVESVQIPYFYSLNKNLILLGDVSFDGEKFTNVTEENGVYKLHSVSGKSFTINKSEEYLLPPQYKLGTAITDMYQPGVYNYSSYLPLKTWSTSYSVDWNEYVRLSKTGGYNLTVGESFYNFNDAKKLITMDGYIYQDNTRFIGGYVMNYSIDLENGTIRFLSVKNTTNNGGIMVPYMNQTFFKKMINHDFKLSFIKDENFGPGIQFTSVEDPNYYFSFVY